In Paraburkholderia flava, one genomic interval encodes:
- a CDS encoding glycosyltransferase family 4 protein has translation MMPTISSADSSAHSSASPPLRILIVTHVVTNNDGQGRVNYEIARAALAAGHSVTLLASKAAPELVAHPLACFVPIAESRLPTRLLQYQLFAWRSGAWIRARRDEFDVVHVNGFIAWARADVNAVHFVHDGWYRCGFYPFRLLRGPYDAYQVIYTRLNAWCERWAFRRTDTIVPVSEKVAQEVRALGIDRARLRVIHNGVDVDEFTPGESDASKQSQRARFGLPDAPFLLLFAGDLRVSRKNLDTVLRALTQTPPHVHLVVAGILRNSPYPALAASLGLAERVHFTDLVKDMPALMRAVDAFVFPSRYEAMSLVLLEALAAALPVVTARTAGGAEVIGPDCGVVLDHPDDDVALAAAIRGLADDPERARTMGAAARELARTLDWQTMAGRYLALYAQVAARRRGRVDASVRASAHDTAAVKS, from the coding sequence ATGATGCCGACGATTTCTTCCGCAGATTCCTCTGCGCATTCATCCGCAAGTCCGCCGCTACGCATCCTGATCGTCACGCATGTCGTGACGAACAACGATGGCCAGGGGCGCGTGAACTACGAGATCGCGCGTGCCGCGCTCGCGGCGGGGCACAGCGTGACGCTGCTTGCATCGAAGGCCGCGCCCGAACTCGTCGCGCATCCGCTCGCGTGTTTCGTGCCGATCGCGGAAAGCAGGCTACCGACGCGTCTGCTGCAATACCAGCTGTTCGCGTGGCGCAGCGGCGCGTGGATCCGCGCGCGTCGCGACGAGTTCGATGTCGTGCACGTTAACGGCTTCATCGCATGGGCGCGTGCGGACGTGAACGCGGTGCACTTCGTTCACGATGGGTGGTATCGCTGCGGCTTCTATCCGTTCCGTCTGCTGCGCGGCCCGTACGACGCCTACCAGGTGATCTACACACGGCTCAATGCATGGTGCGAGCGCTGGGCGTTCCGTCGCACGGACACGATCGTGCCGGTGTCGGAGAAAGTCGCGCAGGAAGTGCGCGCGCTCGGGATCGATCGTGCGCGGCTGCGTGTGATTCACAACGGTGTCGATGTCGATGAGTTCACGCCTGGCGAATCGGACGCGTCGAAGCAATCGCAGCGCGCGCGTTTCGGCTTACCGGATGCACCGTTTCTGCTGCTGTTCGCAGGCGATCTGCGCGTGTCGCGCAAGAACCTCGACACGGTGCTGCGCGCGTTGACGCAGACACCGCCGCACGTGCATCTCGTCGTCGCGGGCATTCTGCGCAACAGCCCGTACCCGGCGCTCGCGGCGTCGCTGGGGCTCGCGGAGCGCGTGCATTTCACCGATCTCGTGAAGGACATGCCCGCGCTGATGCGCGCGGTCGACGCGTTCGTGTTCCCGTCACGCTACGAGGCGATGAGCCTCGTACTGCTCGAAGCGCTCGCGGCCGCATTGCCGGTCGTGACCGCGCGAACAGCGGGCGGCGCGGAAGTAATCGGCCCCGACTGCGGCGTGGTGCTCGACCATCCTGACGACGATGTCGCGTTAGCGGCGGCAATTCGCGGGCTCGCCGACGATCCTGAACGCGCACGCACGATGGGCGCGGCGGCACGCGAACTCGCGCGCACGCTCGACTGGCAGACGATGGCCGGTCGCTATCTCGCGCTGTATGCGCAGGTGGCGGCGCGGCGTCGAGGGCGCGTCGATGCATCGGTACGCGCGTCGGCTCACGACACCGCAGCGGTGAAATCATGA
- a CDS encoding GNAT family N-acetyltransferase, translated as MNWKTLEFDQLTAREMYLILRARSAVFVVEQSHVCLDADGHDDTALHVFAVDDMARPMPVLAYARIKPGDAEDPDVLIDKVLTSPVRRGDGTAELLIERVLHAIAEHWPGRVARVSAPLGLRDFYEQFGFRKSEGPYLEHGVPFIGLTRHPHGAQPRFAGLRRERDTARHALVNTFELL; from the coding sequence ATGAACTGGAAAACGCTGGAGTTCGATCAACTCACCGCGCGGGAGATGTACCTGATCCTGCGGGCGCGCAGCGCGGTGTTCGTGGTCGAGCAGTCGCATGTCTGCCTCGACGCGGACGGTCACGACGACACCGCGCTGCACGTGTTCGCGGTCGACGACATGGCGCGTCCGATGCCGGTGCTCGCCTATGCGCGCATCAAGCCCGGCGATGCGGAAGACCCCGACGTGCTGATCGACAAGGTGCTGACGAGCCCGGTGCGGCGCGGCGACGGCACCGCCGAACTGCTGATCGAACGCGTGCTGCATGCGATCGCTGAGCACTGGCCGGGCCGCGTTGCGCGCGTATCGGCGCCGCTGGGGCTGCGCGATTTCTACGAGCAGTTCGGTTTTCGCAAGAGCGAAGGCCCGTACCTCGAGCACGGTGTCCCGTTCATCGGACTCACGCGCCATCCGCACGGCGCGCAGCCGCGTTTCGCCGGCCTGCGCCGCGAGCGCGACACGGCGAGACACGCGCTCGTCAATACCTTCGAACTGCTGTGA
- a CDS encoding acyl carrier protein codes for MKTALRRILSESARLDVSPDTLADDADLYAAGLSSLATVHLMLAIEDEFGIEIPDRMLTRRLFSSIDSLAAAVTELQQAQAAA; via the coding sequence ATGAAAACAGCATTGCGACGCATTCTTTCCGAATCGGCACGTCTCGACGTGTCGCCGGACACACTGGCCGACGACGCCGATCTCTACGCGGCGGGACTGTCGTCGCTGGCGACGGTGCATCTGATGCTCGCGATCGAAGACGAATTCGGCATCGAGATTCCGGATCGCATGCTCACGCGGCGGCTTTTCTCCAGCATCGATTCGCTCGCCGCCGCGGTGACCGAGCTGCAACAGGCGCAGGCGGCAGCATGA
- a CDS encoding acyl-CoA dehydrogenase family protein, which yields MNAPMPHSAAAATAAAPVDTPTLAAVEPEPGWRAAALRAAQVAAQYADAVDRDARFPTEAFDALRRERLLSAFVPVEYGGAGLSLADLAAICETLAQACASTAMVYAMHQIQVACIEAHGSGSPWQRALLGDLVEHQWLLASATSEETIGGNMRTSACAVELVDGAFRIEKLAPTISYGAHADGILVTARRTAESAAADQVLIVALREHTQLEKRGGWDSMGMRGTCSEGFRLVATGSAEQILETPFAEIADQTMLPVSHTLWAAVWTGIATDAVNRAKAFFRAQARAKPGSVPPAGIRLAEAVGLLQMMQARLAVALDAARAAHLAKRGCLADAPLAAMLGFASDMNTLKTSISSTALQVVQEVLMICGMAGYKNGTEYSVGRHLRDLHSAPLMINNDRIAQNTASLLLAQRPAAPGRA from the coding sequence ATGAACGCGCCGATGCCGCACAGCGCTGCTGCTGCCACCGCCGCTGCGCCCGTGGATACCCCCACGCTCGCCGCGGTCGAGCCCGAGCCCGGCTGGCGCGCGGCCGCGCTGCGCGCCGCGCAGGTCGCCGCGCAATACGCGGATGCGGTCGATCGCGACGCGCGCTTCCCCACCGAGGCTTTCGACGCGCTGCGACGCGAACGTTTGCTATCGGCGTTCGTGCCCGTCGAGTACGGCGGCGCGGGACTGTCGCTCGCCGATCTCGCCGCGATCTGCGAAACGCTGGCACAGGCCTGCGCATCGACGGCGATGGTGTACGCGATGCATCAGATCCAGGTGGCCTGCATCGAAGCGCACGGCAGCGGTTCGCCATGGCAGCGGGCGCTGCTTGGCGATCTGGTCGAGCATCAGTGGCTGCTTGCATCGGCTACATCCGAGGAAACGATCGGCGGCAATATGCGCACCAGCGCATGCGCGGTCGAACTCGTCGATGGCGCTTTCCGGATCGAGAAGCTCGCGCCGACGATCTCGTATGGCGCGCACGCGGACGGCATTCTCGTCACCGCACGGCGCACTGCCGAATCCGCAGCGGCCGATCAGGTGCTGATCGTCGCATTACGCGAACACACGCAGCTGGAAAAACGCGGCGGCTGGGATTCGATGGGGATGCGTGGCACGTGCAGCGAAGGCTTTCGCCTCGTCGCAACCGGTAGCGCCGAGCAGATTCTGGAGACGCCGTTCGCCGAGATCGCCGATCAAACGATGCTGCCCGTGTCGCACACGCTATGGGCCGCTGTGTGGACCGGCATTGCCACCGATGCGGTGAACCGCGCGAAGGCATTCTTCCGCGCGCAGGCGCGTGCGAAGCCCGGCTCGGTGCCGCCGGCGGGCATCCGCCTCGCCGAAGCAGTCGGTCTGCTGCAGATGATGCAGGCGCGCCTCGCGGTCGCGCTCGATGCCGCACGCGCAGCGCACCTCGCAAAACGCGGATGTCTCGCCGACGCACCGCTCGCCGCGATGCTCGGTTTCGCATCGGACATGAACACGCTAAAGACCAGCATTTCGTCGACCGCGCTGCAGGTCGTCCAGGAAGTGCTGATGATCTGCGGAATGGCGGGCTACAAGAACGGCACGGAATACAGCGTCGGGCGCCATCTGCGCGATCTGCACTCCGCACCGCTGATGATCAATAACGACCGTATTGCGCAAAACACGGCCAGCCTGCTGCTCGCACAGCGTCCGGCCGCTCCGGGGAGAGCTTGA
- a CDS encoding amino acid--[acyl-carrier-protein] ligase: protein MNTMTDTAALANVAGAAGNGAGNADHVPTFRDELLAQGLLIDTGENGLYGRSQVFEDVVDRLNVAITHLGADQAPEVLRFPPAMRRTDFEDSEYLKSFPTLAGTIHSFCGNDMSHQRLLRCLDDAMAESDDDRSDAWMEQQKPTRVVLTPAACYPIYPVMARRGPLPADGRTIDVLSYCFRHEPSLDPARMQMFRQREYVRLGTPDQVMAFRQMWIERGSLLVGLLDLPVDVDLANDPFFGRGGKIIADSQRAQALKFELLIPVANADSKTACLSFNYHMDHFGAIWKIECEDGSVAHTGCVGFGMERITLALFRHHGLDVNAWPDDVRALLWGDTQQRVEQALANATTSTHGESA from the coding sequence ATGAACACGATGACCGATACCGCCGCGCTCGCGAACGTGGCCGGCGCTGCGGGTAATGGTGCGGGTAATGCCGATCATGTGCCCACGTTCCGCGACGAACTGCTCGCGCAGGGCCTCTTGATCGACACCGGCGAAAACGGCCTGTACGGACGCAGCCAGGTGTTCGAAGACGTGGTCGACCGGTTGAACGTCGCGATCACGCATCTCGGCGCGGACCAGGCACCGGAGGTACTGCGCTTTCCGCCGGCGATGCGCCGCACCGACTTCGAAGACAGCGAATATCTGAAGAGCTTCCCGACGCTCGCGGGCACGATCCATTCGTTCTGCGGCAACGACATGAGCCATCAACGTCTGCTGCGCTGTCTCGACGATGCAATGGCGGAAAGCGACGACGACCGCAGCGACGCGTGGATGGAACAGCAGAAACCGACCCGCGTCGTGCTGACGCCGGCCGCGTGCTATCCGATCTATCCGGTGATGGCGCGGCGCGGTCCGCTGCCCGCCGACGGACGCACGATCGACGTGCTGTCGTACTGCTTCCGTCATGAACCGTCGCTCGATCCCGCGCGGATGCAGATGTTCCGCCAGCGCGAATACGTGCGGCTCGGCACGCCCGATCAGGTGATGGCGTTTCGTCAGATGTGGATCGAACGCGGCTCGTTGCTCGTCGGGCTGCTCGATCTGCCGGTCGACGTCGATCTCGCGAACGATCCGTTCTTCGGCCGCGGCGGCAAGATCATTGCCGACAGCCAACGCGCGCAGGCGCTCAAGTTCGAACTGCTGATTCCCGTCGCGAACGCGGACAGCAAGACCGCGTGCCTGTCGTTCAACTATCACATGGATCACTTCGGTGCGATCTGGAAGATCGAGTGCGAAGACGGCAGCGTCGCGCATACGGGCTGCGTCGGCTTCGGGATGGAGCGCATCACGCTCGCGCTGTTCCGGCATCATGGGCTCGACGTGAACGCATGGCCCGACGACGTGCGCGCGCTGTTGTGGGGCGATACGCAGCAGCGCGTCGAGCAGGCATTGGCGAACGCGACGACCAGTACGCACGGAGAATCCGCATGA
- a CDS encoding DUF1839 family protein, with the protein MTPPLTTVLRSANDATVALPVAAVVTPLFAPPAPATARRHETYVPHALHQGERVWQETNCYVDLWIELLHGFGLDPRAALAFTVTQDFEGDQFTFFKFPLEDLDRLYGTQVQELAIYDSLEDRVLAQTQRGHTVLVEVDGYYLPNTRATSYRREHPKTTVGIDFIDSAARRLGYFHNTGYHRLDGDDYDGIFRKLPQFADRPELLFPYVEFAKQSRPALEGTALADASAELLCAHLARRPLRNPVTQWRAAFPAHLDTLLARGEPFFHPYSFNLMRQLGANFEFLSKYLLWLHAQGFDIPASIPAAAQTIASEAMVMQFRLVRAITRGRRDPCDDCFDVLEAAYDDTITPLAALVL; encoded by the coding sequence ATGACTCCCCCGCTGACGACGGTCTTGCGCAGCGCCAACGATGCGACCGTGGCTTTGCCCGTTGCAGCCGTGGTGACACCGCTCTTCGCGCCGCCCGCCCCCGCCACTGCGCGCAGACATGAAACGTACGTCCCGCACGCGTTACATCAGGGTGAGCGCGTCTGGCAGGAAACCAACTGCTACGTCGATCTGTGGATCGAACTGCTGCACGGCTTCGGGCTTGATCCGCGCGCGGCGCTCGCATTCACCGTGACGCAGGACTTCGAAGGCGATCAGTTCACGTTTTTCAAGTTCCCGCTTGAGGATCTTGATCGTCTGTACGGCACCCAGGTTCAGGAACTGGCGATCTACGATTCGCTCGAAGATCGCGTGCTCGCGCAGACGCAGCGCGGCCATACGGTGCTCGTCGAAGTCGATGGCTACTATCTGCCGAATACGCGCGCGACCTCCTACCGTCGCGAGCATCCGAAGACGACGGTCGGCATCGACTTCATCGATTCCGCTGCACGCAGGCTCGGCTATTTTCATAACACGGGTTATCACCGGCTCGACGGCGACGACTACGACGGCATTTTCCGCAAGCTGCCGCAGTTCGCGGATCGGCCCGAGCTGCTGTTTCCGTATGTCGAATTCGCGAAGCAGTCGCGGCCGGCGCTGGAAGGCACCGCGCTCGCGGATGCATCGGCGGAACTGCTGTGCGCGCATCTCGCGCGGCGGCCGCTGCGCAATCCGGTCACGCAATGGCGCGCGGCATTCCCCGCGCATCTCGACACGCTGCTCGCGCGCGGCGAACCGTTCTTCCATCCGTATTCGTTCAATCTGATGCGGCAGCTCGGCGCGAACTTCGAGTTTCTGTCGAAATATCTGCTGTGGCTGCATGCGCAGGGCTTCGACATTCCCGCGTCGATTCCCGCCGCTGCGCAGACGATCGCATCCGAAGCGATGGTGATGCAGTTCCGTCTCGTGCGCGCGATCACACGCGGCCGGCGCGATCCGTGCGACGACTGCTTCGACGTACTCGAAGCCGCTTACGACGACACGATCACCCCGCTTGCCGCACTCGTGCTGTGA
- a CDS encoding glycosyl hydrolase 2 galactose-binding domain-containing protein yields MTARPPASLASEASPDSAGAADDFWPQRLDTGWQCVSTPAGACASPAQWPVDGWLDATVPGTVADAWRAAGRLDPEHPPPFAFDDHWYRLPLTGTGSRRLRLHGLATIAEVWLDGTKLLDSTSMFVAHDVELDLGGTAVLALCFRSLAPALAARRSRARWRPRLVSPATLRNVRTTLLGHMPGWCPTLQAVGPWRPVELLGASQDAIDTVDLRSTLDGDDGLVHLTLTFAMPQTLERMRDGVALLVCSEARGALTWSDARTLTGTLRVPHAERWWPHTHGTPALHPVTLELDHASCELGRIGFRSIDVERGEDGHGFTLNINGTPVFCRGACWTSADLATLAGTLTQLEHAFSLARDAGMNMLRVGGTMVYESDAFYALADAYGILVWQDFAFANFDYPNDADFAASVTLEATQFLARTRRFASLAVLCGGSEIEQQAAMFGLPRDMRAQPWFTERLPAIVAAERPDVPYVPHSPGNTSDDESSRNANTWPFSTRTGITHYYGVGAYQRPLDDVRRAQVRFAAECLAFANVPDDHTLHEAVGTLQSHDPRWKAAVPRDPGAGWDFDDVRDHYLRTLYGVDPARLRYEDNARYLDLSRAVVAELMTDTFAEWRSTHSTCGGALVWQFQDLRAGAGWGLVDALGRPKSAWHALAGALRPVQLVITDEGLNGLDLHVSNETATPLRGQLELVCLRDGAVKVASGSCTIDMPPSSRQRIEAAACLGQFFDLTYAYRFGPRAHDVTIATLRDASTGEIWSEAFHLPDRSVHERHDLGLVATPERTTEGWQLVVEAQRFARFVHVVDSRYRATRDWFHLAPNRRIVVPLVPLTPLPQSTSSNASKNANDTTPAPTGELRAINARAPIFYG; encoded by the coding sequence GTGACCGCGCGGCCGCCCGCGAGCCTGGCGTCCGAGGCGTCGCCGGACTCCGCCGGTGCCGCGGACGACTTCTGGCCTCAACGCCTCGACACCGGCTGGCAGTGCGTGAGCACGCCGGCCGGTGCGTGTGCGTCGCCTGCGCAATGGCCTGTCGACGGCTGGCTCGATGCAACCGTGCCGGGCACCGTCGCGGACGCATGGCGTGCGGCGGGACGGCTCGATCCTGAGCATCCTCCACCGTTTGCATTCGACGATCACTGGTACCGGTTGCCGCTCACCGGCACAGGTTCGCGACGTCTTCGCCTGCACGGCCTCGCGACGATTGCCGAAGTCTGGCTCGACGGCACGAAGCTGCTCGATTCGACATCGATGTTCGTTGCACACGACGTCGAACTCGATCTGGGCGGCACAGCGGTGCTCGCGCTGTGCTTCCGTTCGCTCGCGCCCGCCCTCGCCGCGCGTCGGTCGCGCGCGCGCTGGCGGCCACGTCTCGTATCGCCCGCGACGCTACGCAATGTGCGGACGACGCTGCTCGGTCATATGCCGGGCTGGTGTCCGACGCTGCAGGCGGTCGGTCCATGGCGTCCCGTCGAACTGCTCGGCGCTTCGCAAGATGCGATCGATACAGTGGATCTTCGTAGCACGCTCGACGGCGACGATGGCCTTGTGCATCTGACGCTCACGTTCGCGATGCCGCAGACGCTGGAGCGAATGCGCGACGGTGTTGCATTGCTCGTCTGTAGTGAAGCGCGCGGCGCGCTTACGTGGAGCGATGCACGTACGCTCACCGGCACCCTGCGTGTACCGCATGCCGAACGCTGGTGGCCGCACACACACGGCACACCTGCGCTTCATCCCGTCACACTCGAACTCGATCACGCAAGTTGCGAACTCGGCCGCATCGGCTTCCGCTCGATCGACGTCGAACGCGGCGAAGACGGTCACGGCTTCACGCTAAACATCAACGGTACGCCGGTGTTCTGTCGCGGCGCATGCTGGACGAGCGCCGATCTCGCGACCTTAGCCGGCACGCTCACGCAACTCGAACACGCGTTCTCGCTCGCCCGCGACGCGGGGATGAACATGCTGCGCGTCGGCGGCACGATGGTCTATGAATCGGATGCGTTCTACGCGCTCGCCGATGCATACGGCATCCTCGTCTGGCAGGACTTCGCATTCGCGAATTTCGATTATCCAAACGATGCGGATTTCGCCGCATCGGTCACGCTCGAAGCGACGCAGTTTCTCGCGCGCACGCGCCGCTTCGCTTCGCTTGCGGTGCTGTGCGGCGGCAGCGAGATCGAACAGCAGGCAGCGATGTTCGGACTGCCGCGCGACATGCGCGCGCAGCCGTGGTTCACCGAACGTCTGCCCGCAATCGTCGCAGCCGAACGACCTGACGTGCCTTACGTACCGCATTCGCCCGGAAATACATCGGATGACGAATCTTCGCGTAACGCGAACACGTGGCCGTTCTCGACGCGCACCGGCATCACGCATTACTACGGCGTCGGCGCATATCAACGTCCGCTCGACGACGTGCGCCGCGCACAAGTGCGCTTCGCCGCCGAATGCCTCGCCTTCGCGAACGTCCCCGACGACCACACACTGCATGAAGCCGTAGGCACCCTGCAGTCACACGATCCACGCTGGAAAGCCGCCGTGCCACGCGACCCAGGCGCCGGCTGGGACTTCGACGATGTCCGCGACCACTACCTGCGCACGCTGTACGGCGTCGATCCCGCACGTCTGCGTTACGAAGACAACGCGCGCTATCTGGACCTGTCGCGCGCAGTCGTCGCAGAACTGATGACCGACACGTTCGCCGAATGGCGCAGCACGCATTCGACATGCGGCGGCGCGCTCGTATGGCAGTTCCAGGATCTGCGTGCCGGCGCGGGCTGGGGTCTCGTCGATGCATTGGGACGGCCTAAAAGCGCATGGCACGCGCTCGCTGGTGCATTGCGTCCGGTGCAGCTCGTCATCACTGACGAAGGCCTCAACGGTCTCGATCTGCACGTGAGCAACGAAACCGCTACGCCATTGCGCGGACAGCTGGAACTCGTCTGCTTGCGCGACGGCGCGGTCAAAGTCGCATCGGGCAGCTGCACGATCGACATGCCGCCAAGCAGCCGTCAACGGATCGAAGCAGCCGCCTGCCTCGGCCAGTTCTTCGATCTGACTTATGCGTACCGCTTCGGCCCACGCGCGCACGACGTGACGATCGCGACGCTGCGCGATGCATCGACCGGCGAGATATGGTCGGAAGCATTTCATCTGCCGGATCGAAGCGTGCACGAGCGCCACGATTTGGGATTAGTCGCCACGCCCGAGCGCACGACTGAAGGCTGGCAACTCGTCGTCGAAGCGCAGCGCTTTGCGCGCTTCGTGCACGTCGTGGATAGCCGCTATCGCGCGACACGCGACTGGTTCCATCTCGCACCGAATCGTCGGATCGTAGTACCGCTTGTACCCCTCACGCCGCTACCTCAAAGCACTTCGTCAAACGCCAGTAAGAACGCGAACGATACAACTCCTGCACCGACCGGCGAACTGCGCGCGATCAATGCACGTGCACCGATCTTCTACGGCTGA